The DNA region ACCCCGGGGGGAGGGGGAGGATCGGTGTGCCGATGCATGGAATCGCTGAACGGGAGAGCGGGAGCGAGACTGTTCGCCAGCCCGCGGCACGGCAGCGCCCTCGCGTACGCGTCGCCGACGCGGTGTGGGACGACCGACGGTGAGGTGTCGCGGTCTGCGTCGCGACCGCCGGAGCGGCCGGACTGGTCGCGGGCGTGTGGACACCGCACTGGCCGGTCACCTCCGCCGAGGCCGTGGGGACGATGGCGCTGGCGCTGGCGCTGGCGGTCGGCTGGATCGCAGGCGCGGCGCTGCGGTCAGGCTGGGGATGCTGCTCGCGCCGACGACCTTCCTCGCCGTGATCGAGGTCGTGCGCATGGGAGCGAGCGGGCCGACGGTCGACGCGCCCACGACGGTGAACCTGATCGCGCTGGGTGCGTCGGTGGCGATGCGGATCGTGTACGGGGTCACGACGTCGACAACCCGGTACTGCTGTTCCTCGCCGGCGGTCCCGGCGGCTCGGAGCTGGGCACGCACAAGCACATGCCCACATTCGACCTGTCGGGGCACCGGCCGTTCGTTGAGGAACCCGAGCGCTTCCATCACGTCATGACCGACGTCGTGCTTGCGGACACGGCGCTCACGGCGCGACCGGCGCAACGCGCGCGATCGACACCCCCATCCGACGCACGCGGCGGGACAGCCGCGGCCCAGCAGAGGAGCACACGATGAACAGGCACGACACCGTGACTCGGGACGGACCACCTCGTGGCCGCGGCCACTACGACGACGACGGATCGCGGTGGTGGGATGACGCTGCACAGCGCTGGTTCCGCACGACGGACGACGCCGACATCCTGGAGATCGACGTCGAGGACGCCGGCCACACGTCGATGCTGCGCAGCATCGCGACCACCGTGACCGGCCAGCACGGCACGCAGTCGTACCACTTCGTCGGTCGGGCCCGCAGCGGCGACCCGCGGTGGGGTGACTTCACCGTGGTGTCGGGCACCTTCCCGGTCCTGCCACTGCAACTGCCGGTCGAGCGCATCGGACCCGACGACGCATACGGCGACGAAATGCGCGCACGACTCGACGAGCTGGAACACACGCTGGTCGAGCACGGGTGGCGACCCGCCGGCCAGGGCGAGCGCTGGTGGTCGAAGATCTACACCCGCCCCTGCCTCGGCTGGGACACCCCACCCAGGCCCGAACGCAAGGCGCCGGAGACGCGGAAGCGTTGACCATGGCCACGCTGGCCGGCGTTCGTCGGGTTCAGGCGGGCTCCGCAAGTCCGGTTGCCTGCTCGATCAGCTCGCACAGCCGCCGCGTGAACCGGGCGGCGGGCGCCCCGTCGACGATGTCGTGATCGACGGTGACGGTCAGGCTCAGATACTCCCGCGTCTCGAGGTGGCCATCGACCGCCACAGGCCGTTGGGAGATGCCCCCGACCGTGACCATCGAGGTGGTCGGTGTCAGTGGCACCCCCCACCCGCCGCCGGCCGCGAACATCCCGATCGCGCTGACCGCGACCGTCCCGCCGAACCGTTTGAACCACAGCGGACGGCCCATCACGACCCGCCAACCGAGCATCCGTACCACCCGTGGTAGCGCCAGATACCACAGCGTCCGCCGGTAGCGGCGGCGGTCCACATCAGCGCCGCCCTGCGCGTCACGGATCTCGGCGGAGATCTCGTCGACCGTCTTGCGGTTCGCGCCGCGGATGATGCGCGACGCGACGATCCGCGTGCCGTCGGGGCGCGTCTCCTCGACCTCCGTGTTGACGTCGACGTCGTCGAACAGCACCAGTCGCCGGCGCCCCGACCGGTACGCGTGCAGCATCGGCTGCTCGGCCACGGCCGTCGCCACGCAGGCGACGACGAACCCGGTGAACGACAGCGGCCGCCTCTCGGACGCCCGCGCCCGCATCACGCGTCGCGCGGCGGTCACGTCGGCCTCGACCAGGCCGTGGATCAGATGCCGCCGCCGTCCCTGCTCGAGCACGTCGATGTAGGCCTGGCGGATTCTGGGGAACGGCCGCACCGAGTAGGTGTCCACGCGGTCGTTCATCATCTGCCTCCGCGCCGATTCCGGTGCAGTCCGTCCCGAGCGCCCATGTCGATCAGCTCACGGGTGGGTGCACCGCAGCACGCAGGGGCGGGCAGCAACGGTCCACGCCCGCGCGGCGACGGAGACCGCCGGTGCGAGCAGCAGCAGGCCGGCCAGGCCGGCAACCGGCGGCCCGTGGACGTCGCTGTCGCAGATGGTGCGCACGCGATCACGTGTACTCCGATGCTCGTTCCCGGTCTCGTCGTTCCCCACCAGAGAACCGCGGCATGGACGGTGGGTCCGGGCCCTTCGTTGGAGGGACGAGCGGGGCGAAGGTCCCCTCGTGACGACCGGGTGCCATGGATAGTGGCGGGCGAACACCCACACGCAGCCACCGATGCACGAGTTCACAGGCATGACGATGGATCGTGAGACGCGCAACTGGCTCGCGGGCCCCGTCGCGATCACCGGGGCGGATGGCCATGTGGGCCGAGCACTGCGCCGCCGGCTCGCCGGCCTGCCGAACCCGGTCCGTCCGCTCGGTCGGTCCGACAACTGGTCCGCCGCCATCCGCGATGCCAACGCCGTGGTTCATCTGGCGGGAACGCTGCAGCCGCGCCGGCCAGACACCTACGAGGCGGCGAACGTGGGCACGGTGCAACGTTGCCTGGAGGCGATCGCCGGCAGCACCGTGCGGCGGCTGATCCTGTTGTCGTACATCGGCGCCGACTCGGCCTCGGACAATGCGTACCTGCACACGAAAGGGCGGGCAGAGCAACTCGTCGGCAACGCCGAGGTGGCAAGTGTGACGCTGCGGTCGACATTCGTCTACGGCGACACGGACGACATCGGACCCAGCTTCGCCACGTACCGGACCCGGCCGGGCGGGACGGTGTGGGTGCTCGGCGACGGACAACAGCGGGTGGCACCGATCCACGTCGACGACCTCACCGACGTGATCATCGCCGCCACGCTGGACCCAGCCACGCCAACCGGAACGTTCGACGTTGGCGGCCCGGCGGTGTCCACAATCGATGGGTTCGTGCGGCAGATCAACCCGCCCGGCGTCACGGTCAGACACGTGCCCGCGCCAGCGGCGCGGCTGCTGGCCCACGTCGTGCCGCAGCTGACCCCGGCCCTGGTCGGCGTCCTCACCGCTGACAGCGTCACTGACACCGATCCGGACGACGTCGCCGGCCGCTTCGGGGTCACGCTGCACGACGTCGCGGCAACCGTTGCGGAGCATGTGCGCCAGCGACGGCAGATGTGATCGGAGCGCCCCGCGTGTGCCGGTGGCCACCGACCACTGCTCCGACGGTCGCACTCGTCATCAAGGACGGCCGCCTGGTCGGCCTCGTCTCCCCGACCGACGTGATGCGCCGGCTCGAGATCGATCGGCTGCGTGGCCTGCGCCGTCGCTGACGGTCGCCGACTCGCCCCGGCGGCAGCGGACGCGCGCGTCGGTGGGTGCCACGGGCGGCGTCGACAGCGCAATCGTCACCGGCTGCCGACACCGCCCCGGCGACAGCTGGACCGGCCAGCAACGCGCACACCAGGCGTCATCCTCCCCCGGGACCGACGTGCGACGCGGTCAGCAGGTCGCAGCGGTCGGCGAACCGTTCGCCCAGCCGGTCACGGTCGTGCGGCTGTTACCTGGACTGCGGTCCGCGATCTCGCGGTGCGACCCCGACAACATCTTCCGCGGCACCTGCGCTTGACCGGGACGGATAGGCGGCCGAGCACGCCGCCGGGCAGTCGGGTGAAGCCAGTCGGACCGTTCGATGGCGGCCAGTGTGGTCGTTGGGTCACGGCGAGGTCGTGCAGCTCGACGCGCATGGTGTGCCGTTGGCCACTGCCGCACCACCCGCGGGCGACGACCGAATGTATCGGCACCGCGGCCGAGCTCCGTCGACAGTCGACGGACACCCGATGTTTCAAGACTTTGGTTTATACCGTCGGTGTTCGGCTCAGACTGCTGCATCTGCTGAGGGGGGTGGGCGTCGCGGGGGCGAGCCCGCCGGCGAAAGGCCGGGTCGTGGGTTGGATGCAGTCGTTTCAGACAGCAGTCGTTGCCAGGTCGGGCGCGTTGGTCAGACTGCGTCCGCCTCTTGCGGTGGCCGTCTGCCTGGTGCTCGTCGTGGTGATGTGGGCGCCGTCGCCGCCGGAAGCGAAGGCGCAGGCCGTCACCAACGCTCCGTGTCCGGCGGGTGGGGGTTCTGAGGCCGGCTGGGTGTTGTCGACCGCGACGTTCGACACGGCGTTCTATCGGCACGCGGTCGTGGGCAACGGCTACCTCAGTCAGCGTGTGCCACCCACCGGGATGGGTTATGTCGCGACTGGCGAGGCGACCGGGTGGCCGTTGTATACGCCGCGCTACGACGGTGCGTACGTCGCCGGGCTGTACGCCCGTGATCCTGAGCTGGCCGGTGGTCGCGAGGCGATCGCGGCGATCCCGACGTGGTCGACGCTGGAGGTCGGCGCGGGGGGTGAGTCGTTCACCGCGACGGCACCCGCAGCGCGGCTGTCGAACTACCAGCAGACGCTGTACCTGCGCTGTGGCGTCATCCGCACGGCGCTGACGTGGACGAGCAGCGACGGCAGGCGGTCGGTGGACCTGACCTACGACGTCGTCGCCGATCGCGTCAATGCCCATGTCGGTGCGGTGCGGCTGACCGTGACACCGCGCTTCAACGGCCGGGTGACTGTGACCGACGTGATCGACGGTGCCGGTGCGCGCAGGTTGGTCGCGGCGGGTGCGGGGGACCGTGGAGACGGGACGGTCGCGGTCGACTTCACCGCGCAGACGAAGGGCACGGCTGGGACCGTCGCCTCGACCCTGCGCCCGGGCGCGGGCGTCGACGGTGCCGCCGTCAAGCGCACGACGACCGCCTCGGACCTCACCGCGAGCCAGACGCTGGACTTCCCGGCCAAGAGCGGGCAGACCTACGAGTTCGTCAAGTACGTCGGTGTGGATACAGCGTTGACCAGCGGTGATCCGGCCCAGGCGGCGTTGACGGCAGCGCGTGGCGCGGCGCAGCAGGGCTGGTCGAACCTGCTGGCTGCGCATGTCGCACGCTGGGACGAGGTGTGGCGCAGTGACGTGGAGATCCCGGATCGTCCGGATCTGCAGGCGTGGCTGCGTGCGGGGTTGTACGGATTGCTGTCGAACATCCGCGAGGGTGAGGACGACAGCATCAGTCCGGTCGGCCTGACCAGCGACAACTATGCCGGCCTGATCTTCTGGGACGCCGAGACGTGGATGTTCCCGACGTTGCTGGCGCTGTACCCCGACGTCGCCGCCTCGGTGCTGGAATATCGGTATCGGACGCTACCGGAGGCTCGCGACAACGCCTCGGAGCTCGGCTACCAGGGCACGTTCTATCCCTGGAACAGCGCCAGCAATGGTGACCTCAAGACCGAGTGCCACAGCGTCGATCCCCCGCACTGCATCACGCAGATCCACCTGCAGGGTGACATCGCGCTTGCGGCGTGGCAGTACTTCCAGGCGACGGGTGACACCGGCTGGCTGCGGACACGCGGGTGGCCGATGTTGCAGGGCATCGCGCAGTTCTGGGCGGGT from Euzebyales bacterium includes:
- a CDS encoding 2-oxo acid dehydrogenase subunit E2, yielding MMNDRVDTYSVRPFPRIRQAYIDVLEQGRRRHLIHGLVEADVTAARRVMRARASERRPLSFTGFVVACVATAVAEQPMLHAYRSGRRRLVLFDDVDVNTEVEETRPDGTRIVASRIIRGANRKTVDEISAEIRDAQGGADVDRRRYRRTLWYLALPRVVRMLGWRVVMGRPLWFKRFGGTVAVSAIGMFAAGGGWGVPLTPTTSMVTVGGISQRPVAVDGHLETREYLSLTVTVDHDIVDGAPAARFTRRLCELIEQATGLAEPA
- a CDS encoding NAD-dependent epimerase/dehydratase family protein, which gives rise to MHEFTGMTMDRETRNWLAGPVAITGADGHVGRALRRRLAGLPNPVRPLGRSDNWSAAIRDANAVVHLAGTLQPRRPDTYEAANVGTVQRCLEAIAGSTVRRLILLSYIGADSASDNAYLHTKGRAEQLVGNAEVASVTLRSTFVYGDTDDIGPSFATYRTRPGGTVWVLGDGQQRVAPIHVDDLTDVIIAATLDPATPTGTFDVGGPAVSTIDGFVRQINPPGVTVRHVPAPAARLLAHVVPQLTPALVGVLTADSVTDTDPDDVAGRFGVTLHDVAATVAEHVRQRRQM
- a CDS encoding discoidin domain-containing protein yields the protein MLSTATFDTAFYRHAVVGNGYLSQRVPPTGMGYVATGEATGWPLYTPRYDGAYVAGLYARDPELAGGREAIAAIPTWSTLEVGAGGESFTATAPAARLSNYQQTLYLRCGVIRTALTWTSSDGRRSVDLTYDVVADRVNAHVGAVRLTVTPRFNGRVTVTDVIDGAGARRLVAAGAGDRGDGTVAVDFTAQTKGTAGTVASTLRPGAGVDGAAVKRTTTASDLTASQTLDFPAKSGQTYEFVKYVGVDTALTSGDPAQAALTAARGAAQQGWSNLLAAHVARWDEVWRSDVEIPDRPDLQAWLRAGLYGLLSNIREGEDDSISPVGLTSDNYAGLIFWDAETWMFPTLLALYPDVAASVLEYRYRTLPEARDNASELGYQGTFYPWNSASNGDLKTECHSVDPPHCITQIHLQGDIALAAWQYFQATGDTGWLRTRGWPMLQGIAQFWAGRVTANSDGTYSINNVAGPDEYSNGVDDGVYTNAVASLALRNATRAAQILRETAPAQWTTIADNLRMPFDTERQVFLQYDGYDGSLIKQADTVLLIYPVEWPMSAEVASNTLDFYAERTDPDGPAMTDSVHAIDAAAIGEPGCATHTYLMRAIKPFVRDPFAQFAEARGDKPGSQDPLAGSPAFNFLTGEGGFGQVFAYGLTGMRWREDRMHLDPMLPPQLGRGVTLRDVDWRGRTFDITVGPNETTVRQTAGAPFEVESPQGTQVVSTGSPLTLKTRRPDLVPTDNVARCAPAQATSEEPGLYAEAAVDGSEATVWAPAEDTGSATVDLGTRMQVSDITILWTDATPSSYQILVSRNGSQWSDAPLDADGTLAHPVQARYVRVELTQAASGELTGIRELQVIGR